Genomic DNA from Salinibacterium sp. NK8237:
GGGGCTAGACCGGCTCGGGCGCAATCTGCTCGTCAGCTGGCGGAACGATCTGGTCGTTCTCTAAGACGGGATCGTTTTTACGGATGTGCCTCACCACAAGTACACCAGCGACCGCGAGGACCCCGATGGCTCCGAGCGCGAAGTAGAAACCGTCATTGAGCTCTGCACCGTAAGCGCCCACCGCGACATACGCGAGCGTGCCCGGGATGATGCCGATGACAGTACCGAGGGCGTAATCCCGCACGCGCACGGCAGTCAACCCTGCGGCGTAGTTGATGAGGGTAAACGGGAGCACGGGGATGAGGCGAAGTGCAATCACCGACAGCAGGCCCCGGCGCTGAAACATGTCATCGACAACGCGCACTCGCCCACCGGTGAAGTGCTCGACGGCATCCCGCCCCAAGTATCGTCCGAGCCAGAACGAAAGCGCTGCGCCGATCAGGGCGCCGATCAGCACGATGAGACTGCCGATCCAGAGCCCCCAGGCAACCCCGCCCGCGATACTGAGCACACTTTTCGGTATTGGAGTGAGCGTGAGAAGCGCGTACCCAGCCACAAAGATGGCGATTCCCGGGCTTCCTGCGCTCTTCGTCCATTCGTGAATCTCATCCGTAGAGGGGACCTGCACGGTCAACGCGACGATCACGATCGCAACGAGGATTGCGAGAAGAACGCCAGCGCGCCACAGAGTTGAGGCGCGGGGCTTTGTCATGAGCCCAATGCTACGGCTCCCCTGGACCCGCGGTGTGTGATCGGGCTTACTCAGCGGCACACCGGTCCCGAGGCGGAACTCCCGTTCCCTGCTTTCGTGAGGAAAGTTATGGCAGCATTAGCGAATGGTCTATGTCGCTGATGATGCCCGTTATGAACCGATGCCCTACCGCCGTGTGGGGCGTAGTGGCCTGAAACTGCCCGCCGTCTCGTTGGGACTCTGGCAGAACTTTGGAGATGACAAGCCGCTCGCCAACCAGCGTGCGATTCTGCGCCGCGCTTTCGATCTCGGCGTCACTCACTTCGACCTCGCCAACAACTACGGCCCTCCCGCCGGTTCTGCCGAGTCGAACTTCGGCCAGATTCTGCGTGAAGACTTCCGTCCGTACCGCGACGAGATGATCATCTCCAGCAAGGCCGGCTACGACATGTGGCCCGGCCCCTACGGTGTGATGGGATCACGCAAGTATTTGCTCGCGAGCCTCGACCAGTCCCTCAACCGCCTTGGTCTCGACTACGTCGACATCTTCTACTCGCACCGCGCCGACCCCGACACTCCTCTGGAGGAGACGATGGGTGCGCTGCACACTGCCGTCACCTCGGGCCGTGCTCTCTATGCCGGAATCTCGAGCTACTCGCCCGAACTCACGCGCGAAGCCGTGCGGATCATGAATGACCTCGGAACGCCCCTGGTCATCCACCAGCCCTCGTACTCGATGTTCAACCGGTGGGTCGAAGACGGACTTCTCGACACCGTGGAAGAGCTGGGCTTGGGCGTTATCGCGTTCTCGCCGCTCGCCCAAGGACTACTCACCGATCGCTACCTCGGCGAAGTTCCCGCAGACTCGCGGGCCGCCAAGGGCGGCTCGCTCAAGTCGGGAATGCTCAACGACGAAACCCTCGGTCGTGTGAAGGCGCTCAACGACATCGCTTCCGGACGCGGCCAGTCGCTCGCACAACTCGCCATCTCGTGGGCACTGCGCAACGATCGCGTCACCTCCGCCCTCATCGGTGCCTCGAGCGTCGCTCAGCTCGAGCAAAACCTTGCCGCGGTTCAGAACCTCTCGTTCGAGGATTCCGAGCTGGCTGCAATCGACGAGCACGCCAAGGATGCCGGC
This window encodes:
- the mgrA gene encoding L-glyceraldehyde 3-phosphate reductase, producing MVYVADDARYEPMPYRRVGRSGLKLPAVSLGLWQNFGDDKPLANQRAILRRAFDLGVTHFDLANNYGPPAGSAESNFGQILREDFRPYRDEMIISSKAGYDMWPGPYGVMGSRKYLLASLDQSLNRLGLDYVDIFYSHRADPDTPLEETMGALHTAVTSGRALYAGISSYSPELTREAVRIMNDLGTPLVIHQPSYSMFNRWVEDGLLDTVEELGLGVIAFSPLAQGLLTDRYLGEVPADSRAAKGGSLKSGMLNDETLGRVKALNDIASGRGQSLAQLAISWALRNDRVTSALIGASSVAQLEQNLAAVQNLSFEDSELAAIDEHAKDAGINLWAASSAVS
- a CDS encoding TVP38/TMEM64 family protein, coding for MTKPRASTLWRAGVLLAILVAIVIVALTVQVPSTDEIHEWTKSAGSPGIAIFVAGYALLTLTPIPKSVLSIAGGVAWGLWIGSLIVLIGALIGAALSFWLGRYLGRDAVEHFTGGRVRVVDDMFQRRGLLSVIALRLIPVLPFTLINYAAGLTAVRVRDYALGTVIGIIPGTLAYVAVGAYGAELNDGFYFALGAIGVLAVAGVLVVRHIRKNDPVLENDQIVPPADEQIAPEPV